A section of the Paenibacillus odorifer genome encodes:
- a CDS encoding anthranilate phosphoribosyltransferase — protein sequence MPMINILKEVARGKRGARDLNYEESTYAAESILGRTASPAQIGAFLAAERIKLESVEELEAFVYVLRKYAHREPLFAEGLDCAGPYDGRKSSFIATFPTAFLLSAAGLPVTLHGTASLPPKWGITLQDIIYQSGIEKTALERTKAIAAANKSNVLFADAEEWCPPLGDLRSIREEIGMRTLFNTAEKLIDYACSPFIIFGIYHNTVFDRLSRLLIKLGYQKALIVQGVEGSEDLFIDRPTRVYTVENGVAALDIIDPEGFGLDTIVPEVHWTPHQQLMTAEAVLQGGGHMAFYNQTLLNGAARLHLAGKVNSIEEGLYTCKSLLDNGEAWSVYVKWRGALLGSTSGALGPA from the coding sequence ATACCTATGATCAACATTTTAAAAGAAGTCGCCCGAGGCAAAAGAGGCGCCCGAGATTTAAATTATGAAGAGTCTACATATGCCGCAGAATCTATACTCGGACGAACAGCATCTCCTGCTCAGATTGGAGCCTTTCTGGCTGCTGAGCGGATTAAGCTAGAAAGCGTAGAAGAACTTGAAGCTTTCGTCTACGTTTTACGTAAATATGCGCATCGCGAACCCCTTTTTGCGGAAGGTCTTGATTGCGCCGGACCCTATGATGGTAGAAAATCCTCATTCATCGCAACTTTTCCCACTGCATTTCTATTGTCCGCGGCCGGACTGCCAGTCACACTACACGGTACTGCTTCTCTGCCTCCTAAATGGGGAATCACTTTACAAGATATCATCTATCAATCTGGGATTGAGAAAACTGCGCTAGAACGTACAAAAGCCATTGCAGCTGCTAACAAGAGTAATGTACTATTTGCCGATGCTGAAGAATGGTGCCCTCCTCTAGGCGACCTTCGCAGCATCCGTGAGGAAATTGGTATGAGAACCTTATTCAACACCGCCGAGAAGCTGATTGACTACGCCTGCTCTCCTTTTATTATCTTCGGGATATACCATAATACAGTCTTTGACCGATTATCTAGATTACTCATAAAGCTTGGTTATCAAAAGGCGTTAATTGTCCAAGGGGTGGAAGGCTCCGAGGATCTTTTCATCGACCGACCTACCCGCGTTTACACTGTCGAGAACGGTGTGGCGGCACTTGATATTATTGATCCGGAAGGATTTGGTTTGGATACAATTGTTCCTGAAGTCCATTGGACACCACATCAACAGCTAATGACAGCTGAGGCAGTTCTACAGGGCGGCGGTCACATGGCTTTCTATAATCAAACTCTGCTGAACGGTGCAGCAAGATTACATCTAGCTGGAAAGGTCAACTCTATCGAGGAAGGGCTGTATACCTGCAAAAGCTTATTGGATAATGGTGAAGCTTGGAGCGTATATGTGAAATGGAGGGGTGCACTTCTCGGTAGCACAAGCGGTGCCTTAGGTCCTGCATAA
- a CDS encoding ANTAR domain-containing response regulator, which yields MHSLLIIQNSTTEKDTAERSNSKTDAILRSSGYIVTVAVTQEEAVARIKDADASILHLPITEINSWGTLLMSHKIAPILWWCTDETATLSLAACEDNIMVDGVLSPSMLSQEIHWILHFSAKQCFERQQWRKEREQLHARIEERKWIDMAKGILSKVKNISESEAYDLLRKQAMNERKRMVDVATSIVRVYQLLQDQT from the coding sequence ATGCATTCCCTGTTGATTATTCAGAATAGCACGACAGAGAAGGACACAGCCGAGCGCTCAAATAGTAAAACGGATGCCATTCTCCGTTCCTCCGGATATATTGTCACAGTAGCCGTTACACAAGAAGAAGCTGTGGCACGGATCAAAGACGCTGATGCTTCCATACTCCATTTACCCATCACAGAGATCAATAGCTGGGGTACTTTACTAATGAGTCATAAGATTGCACCAATCCTTTGGTGGTGTACTGACGAAACAGCCACACTTTCACTTGCTGCATGTGAAGATAATATCATGGTGGATGGTGTATTATCGCCTTCCATGCTCTCACAGGAGATCCATTGGATCCTTCATTTCAGTGCCAAGCAATGTTTCGAAAGACAACAATGGCGTAAAGAGCGAGAACAGCTGCATGCTCGAATCGAAGAACGGAAATGGATTGATATGGCTAAAGGTATCCTGTCCAAGGTCAAGAATATTTCCGAATCTGAAGCTTATGATCTTCTCCGTAAACAAGCAATGAATGAACGTAAACGTATGGTTGATGTAGCTACTTCAATCGTTAGAGTCTATCAATTACTGCAAGATCAAACCTAA
- the nirB gene encoding nitrite reductase large subunit NirB, which yields MIAARKKLVLVGNGMAGVRTIEHLLKLNPEGYEITIFGSEPYPNYNRIMLSSVLAGGANMSEIIINDLEWYHSQGIKLYMGHTVTSIDSESRKVYSDKGITAEYDELILATGSNPFMLPIPGADKEGVIAFRDIKDCQIMQETAGSYKKAIVIGAGLLGLEAARGLLHLGMEVTVVHIHDYIMERQLDEAASVMLRRELEAQGMRFLLHKQSEGILGKKRVRGLLFTDGSTADADLIVMAVGIKPNVELAKKSGVQINRGIIVNDYMETNIPGIFALGECAEHRGIAYGLVAPLYEQGAVLAKRLAGVKVEGYMGSVTSTKLKVSGVDVFSAGQFTEPDGSRALRYQDEIEGVYKKLVIQDDMLIGAVLFGDTSDGAHLFSIIKNKENISGREKELLLGISADVFSSTQGNRLEVMPEDEIICGCNGVSKGTIAEAIESGGCTSVGQIKACTKASASCGGCKPLVEGLLQLYAGDAVTVVKEGICGCTTLNRDEIVSEIKRMKLMTVKEVMNVLEWSQEEGCAKCRPSLNYYLGMLWPEEYIDEKESRYTNERYHANIQKDGTYSVVPRIYGGVTSPAELKKIAEVAEKFAVPMVKFTGGQRLDLLGVKKEDLPKMWEELDMPSGHAYGKTLRTVKTCVGSTFCRFGTQDAISMGITLEKQFERLNTPGKVKLAVSGCPRNCAEATIKDFGVVAIDGGWELHIGGNGGVHVRATDLLCVVKTEEEVVEWASAFLQYYREQAGWNERTAHWVERVGVDNIKKALESQEERLALKERIETVLGLTTDPWKQIVNEPELRKNFEAIAQIESV from the coding sequence ATGATAGCTGCGCGCAAGAAACTGGTGTTAGTCGGCAATGGAATGGCGGGGGTTCGTACGATTGAACATTTGCTCAAATTAAATCCTGAGGGGTATGAGATTACCATCTTTGGTTCGGAACCTTATCCTAACTATAACCGGATCATGTTATCTTCCGTTCTTGCTGGTGGAGCGAATATGAGTGAGATCATCATCAATGATCTGGAGTGGTATCACAGCCAAGGTATTAAGTTGTATATGGGACATACGGTGACTTCAATAGACAGTGAGAGTCGAAAGGTATATTCCGATAAGGGGATCACTGCCGAATACGATGAGTTAATCCTAGCTACAGGATCGAATCCCTTTATGTTGCCTATACCGGGTGCGGATAAAGAAGGGGTCATTGCTTTTCGTGATATTAAGGATTGCCAGATCATGCAGGAGACTGCAGGATCTTATAAAAAGGCGATTGTCATCGGTGCAGGCCTGCTAGGGCTGGAAGCGGCTAGAGGTCTGTTACATCTGGGAATGGAAGTCACTGTAGTGCATATCCACGATTATATTATGGAGCGCCAGCTGGACGAAGCTGCATCAGTAATGCTCAGAAGAGAGCTGGAAGCGCAAGGAATGAGATTTCTGCTCCATAAGCAGTCCGAGGGGATTTTAGGTAAGAAGAGAGTAAGAGGTTTACTATTCACAGATGGTAGCACAGCCGATGCGGATCTTATTGTCATGGCAGTTGGGATTAAACCAAATGTTGAATTGGCAAAGAAAAGTGGTGTGCAGATCAACCGCGGAATTATCGTAAATGATTATATGGAGACGAATATCCCCGGTATCTTTGCTCTGGGGGAATGTGCCGAGCACCGAGGAATCGCTTATGGTCTGGTAGCTCCTTTATATGAACAAGGTGCCGTATTAGCAAAAAGGCTGGCTGGAGTTAAGGTTGAAGGATACATGGGTTCTGTAACTTCTACCAAGCTGAAAGTATCTGGTGTTGATGTATTCTCAGCAGGACAATTCACCGAGCCGGACGGATCCAGGGCGCTGCGATATCAGGATGAAATAGAAGGAGTCTACAAAAAGCTAGTTATACAAGATGACATGTTAATCGGGGCAGTACTATTTGGTGATACCAGCGACGGTGCTCACTTGTTCTCGATAATTAAGAATAAAGAAAATATTAGTGGAAGAGAAAAGGAACTGTTATTAGGAATCTCAGCGGATGTGTTCTCATCGACGCAAGGGAATCGGTTGGAAGTTATGCCGGAAGATGAAATCATTTGTGGATGTAATGGTGTTTCGAAGGGGACTATTGCTGAAGCGATTGAGTCTGGAGGCTGTACCAGCGTAGGGCAAATTAAGGCGTGCACCAAAGCATCCGCTTCCTGTGGGGGCTGTAAACCACTTGTAGAAGGGTTATTGCAACTCTATGCAGGTGATGCGGTCACCGTAGTTAAAGAAGGAATATGTGGCTGTACAACGCTGAACCGTGATGAAATTGTTTCTGAGATAAAAAGAATGAAGCTAATGACAGTTAAAGAAGTGATGAATGTTCTGGAGTGGAGTCAGGAGGAAGGTTGTGCGAAATGCCGCCCGTCGCTGAACTATTATCTGGGCATGTTGTGGCCTGAGGAATATATAGACGAGAAAGAGTCTCGTTATACAAACGAGCGATATCACGCCAACATTCAGAAGGACGGGACTTACTCTGTGGTTCCGCGAATCTATGGGGGGGTAACTTCACCTGCAGAATTGAAGAAGATTGCAGAGGTTGCCGAGAAATTTGCTGTTCCTATGGTGAAGTTTACTGGAGGACAAAGACTAGATTTGCTTGGCGTTAAGAAGGAAGACTTGCCTAAGATGTGGGAGGAGCTTGATATGCCTTCCGGGCATGCTTATGGCAAAACGTTACGTACAGTGAAGACCTGTGTGGGGTCTACCTTCTGCCGATTTGGCACTCAGGATGCGATCAGTATGGGGATTACACTGGAAAAACAATTCGAACGCCTGAATACGCCGGGTAAAGTGAAACTTGCAGTTTCCGGATGCCCTCGTAATTGTGCGGAAGCGACGATTAAAGATTTTGGTGTTGTGGCGATAGATGGTGGATGGGAACTGCATATTGGTGGGAATGGAGGGGTACATGTGCGGGCCACGGATCTTCTATGTGTGGTGAAGACTGAAGAAGAGGTAGTCGAATGGGCAAGTGCGTTCTTACAATATTACCGTGAGCAGGCCGGCTGGAATGAGAGAACTGCACACTGGGTCGAACGAGTAGGGGTAGACAATATAAAGAAAGCTCTTGAAAGTCAGGAGGAGCGCTTGGCGCTCAAAGAACGAATTGAGACAGTGCTGGGGCTCACTACTGATCCTTGGAAACAAATTGTGAATGAGCCAGAACTACGTAAGAATTTCGAAGCTATTGCACAAATAGAGAGTGTTTAA
- the nirD gene encoding nitrite reductase small subunit NirD, whose translation MMTITKMLVGKVTDIDTRGSRTFRVNDMEIALFRLSDGEVLAVENKCPHKGGALSEGMVCGTKVHCPLHDWKIDLHSGVAMEPDKGCVVTFDVEIDPNSGSIYVTI comes from the coding sequence ATGATGACTATAACCAAAATGCTCGTTGGTAAAGTAACTGATATTGATACAAGGGGTTCACGAACTTTTAGGGTCAATGACATGGAGATCGCGTTATTTCGACTTTCAGATGGTGAGGTTCTTGCGGTAGAGAATAAATGTCCTCATAAAGGTGGCGCATTATCCGAAGGGATGGTATGTGGTACGAAGGTTCACTGTCCTCTGCACGACTGGAAGATTGACCTGCATAGTGGAGTTGCTATGGAGCCGGATAAAGGCTGTGTTGTTACATTTGATGTAGAAATTGATCCTAATAGTGGTTCGATCTATGTAACCATTTAA
- a CDS encoding formate/nitrite transporter family protein yields MDYIKPREVLNAMIESGKNKAELSILQLLVRGSLGGAILACATTLAFTAAAQTGIPMVGAIIFPVGFVMIILLGLELVTGSFALIPLAVLEKKTTTKRMLNNYLWVIFGHLLGCAVYAVLYGLTITKMGTDMSHPMIQTLINTSEAKTIAYKNMGGDGMLLVIIKAMLCNWMVTLGAVMAMTSSSTSGKIIAMWLPILTFFGQGFEHTVVNMFVIPAGMMLGASVSFGDWWLWNGIPVLLGNFIGGVMFTGILFYLSQKSFKGSRLTPASDVSTGRGDSVVLEQVVLEKTI; encoded by the coding sequence ATGGATTATATCAAACCACGTGAAGTGCTGAACGCTATGATTGAAAGCGGCAAGAACAAAGCAGAGTTATCTATCCTGCAGTTATTGGTGAGAGGTAGTCTGGGTGGAGCGATTCTGGCTTGTGCTACTACACTTGCATTTACAGCTGCGGCGCAGACCGGGATTCCTATGGTAGGAGCTATTATTTTTCCGGTAGGGTTCGTAATGATTATTCTACTTGGTCTAGAGCTAGTGACAGGCAGTTTTGCGCTGATCCCTCTGGCGGTTCTGGAAAAGAAGACAACAACGAAGCGGATGTTGAACAACTATTTATGGGTTATATTCGGACATCTGCTCGGTTGTGCGGTATACGCTGTTCTTTATGGCCTTACGATTACAAAAATGGGCACAGATATGAGTCATCCAATGATTCAAACCCTCATTAATACAAGTGAGGCCAAGACCATTGCCTATAAAAATATGGGTGGAGACGGAATGCTGTTAGTTATTATTAAAGCCATGCTCTGTAACTGGATGGTTACCTTAGGGGCTGTTATGGCTATGACTTCGAGCTCTACCTCCGGTAAAATCATTGCCATGTGGCTGCCAATCCTAACTTTTTTTGGACAGGGGTTTGAGCACACCGTCGTAAATATGTTCGTGATCCCTGCAGGGATGATGCTGGGAGCGAGTGTTAGCTTTGGTGACTGGTGGTTATGGAACGGCATTCCTGTTCTCCTTGGAAATTTTATTGGAGGTGTTATGTTTACTGGAATTCTATTCTATCTCTCTCAAAAAAGTTTCAAGGGCAGTCGCTTAACTCCTGCGTCTGATGTATCGACGGGTCGCGGAGATTCTGTTGTGCTGGAACAGGTTGTGTTGGAGAAAACGATATGA
- the cobA gene encoding uroporphyrinogen-III C-methyltransferase, whose translation MKPGCVAIVGAGPGDPELITIKAMRRIQEADVILYDRLVNEELLNYAKAGVVVIYCGKSPGQHSMSQEKINGLLIQYASEGRRVVRLKGGDPFVFGRGGEEALAVVQAGIPYEVIPGITSAIGVAASAGIPLTHRGIAASFAVVTGSRCPEHVAPIQWNRLAHSVDTLVIYMGVSQLSHIREQLLIHGKDAQTPIALIENGTFACQRTVTGTLENIDKLAVATKIKNPALIIVGEVVKVREQLIHLQGLVRSEIS comes from the coding sequence ATGAAGCCGGGATGCGTAGCTATAGTTGGAGCGGGACCGGGAGATCCAGAACTTATAACGATAAAAGCGATGCGGCGAATCCAAGAAGCAGACGTTATTTTATATGATCGCTTGGTAAATGAAGAATTGCTTAACTATGCCAAAGCCGGAGTAGTAGTAATCTATTGTGGTAAATCTCCAGGCCAGCATTCAATGTCACAGGAGAAAATTAACGGGCTGCTCATTCAATATGCTAGCGAAGGCCGTAGAGTCGTCCGACTCAAGGGTGGAGACCCCTTCGTATTCGGCAGAGGCGGGGAAGAAGCACTGGCTGTCGTGCAAGCTGGTATTCCTTATGAAGTCATTCCGGGTATAACTTCCGCAATCGGTGTAGCCGCTTCCGCTGGAATTCCCCTGACACATCGTGGTATTGCAGCGTCTTTTGCCGTCGTCACGGGTAGTCGCTGCCCTGAGCATGTTGCCCCTATACAATGGAACCGGTTAGCACATAGTGTAGATACTCTTGTTATTTATATGGGAGTTAGTCAATTAAGCCATATTCGTGAACAACTCTTAATACACGGAAAAGATGCCCAAACACCGATTGCGTTGATTGAGAATGGTACATTTGCTTGCCAACGAACAGTGACAGGCACGCTGGAGAATATCGATAAGCTGGCAGTGGCCACAAAGATTAAAAATCCTGCTCTTATTATAGTAGGGGAAGTTGTGAAGGTGAGAGAGCAGCTGATACATTTACAGGGATTAGTGAGATCGGAAATTAGCTAA
- a CDS encoding glycoside hydrolase family 73 protein gives MTEGEFIAKIANFAVKDMQLTKVPASLTIAQAALESGWGSSGLTVKANNLFGIKGSGPAGSITVQTTEYINGKAVKVNAPFRAYNNWGESIADHSELIVNGVSWNRNLYSKVLGASGKAAAQEIAAAGYATDPNYAAKLIQIMNTYNLYQYDDKSMGGDDEMSAEDKQKLVSLESEVKELRALIAVLTASRDTLKTGVQEQGQSITKLTDRVALIENRAVMNVPAWAEAAVKTATAAGLLDTPSGGSYDFYRILTVLNRAGLLVTESKK, from the coding sequence ATGACAGAAGGCGAGTTTATAGCGAAGATTGCAAATTTTGCTGTAAAGGACATGCAGCTCACTAAGGTTCCCGCTTCGTTAACCATTGCTCAAGCGGCTCTGGAGTCAGGCTGGGGCAGCAGTGGATTGACTGTGAAAGCGAATAATTTGTTTGGGATCAAAGGAAGTGGACCTGCTGGCAGCATTACTGTACAAACTACTGAATATATTAACGGTAAAGCTGTTAAAGTTAATGCCCCTTTTCGAGCCTACAACAACTGGGGAGAATCTATCGCGGATCACTCCGAATTGATTGTGAATGGAGTCTCATGGAATCGCAACCTTTACAGCAAGGTTCTCGGTGCGAGTGGCAAGGCGGCCGCACAAGAGATTGCCGCAGCTGGCTACGCTACTGATCCGAACTATGCAGCTAAGCTGATTCAAATTATGAATACCTATAATCTGTATCAATATGACGACAAATCCATGGGAGGAGATGATGAGATGTCCGCAGAGGATAAGCAAAAGCTTGTTAGTCTAGAATCGGAAGTAAAGGAACTGCGTGCCCTTATTGCAGTTCTTACAGCTAGCAGGGATACGCTGAAAACAGGTGTGCAAGAACAGGGGCAGTCGATCACTAAGCTTACAGATCGGGTGGCATTAATTGAAAATCGAGCAGTCATGAATGTCCCTGCATGGGCTGAGGCGGCTGTGAAAACAGCGACTGCGGCAGGACTTCTCGATACTCCATCGGGTGGCAGTTACGATTTCTATCGCATATTAACGGTGCTGAACCGTGCAGGTTTACTTGTAACAGAAAGTAAAAAATGA
- a CDS encoding holin, which produces MYNDALNSVLAFASVLAVFVMALVQLVKNSIELPRNIVPVVGLGIGLLVGAVAYPFTDMNLILRLWAGGLAGLSATGLFELAFNKRDGTKKDDK; this is translated from the coding sequence ATGTATAACGATGCTCTCAACAGTGTGCTTGCCTTTGCTTCAGTCCTAGCTGTTTTTGTAATGGCACTAGTACAACTTGTGAAGAATAGCATTGAACTTCCGCGGAACATTGTGCCAGTTGTGGGGTTGGGTATTGGCTTGCTGGTTGGAGCAGTTGCCTATCCGTTCACTGATATGAATCTGATTCTGCGACTCTGGGCGGGGGGGCTTGCGGGACTATCAGCGACCGGGTTGTTTGAACTGGCGTTTAATAAAAGGGATGGGACGAAAAAAGATGATAAATAG
- a CDS encoding sporulation protein YjcZ, which produces MGAEYGQVGGAFTSTGAILVLFILLVIITSACMF; this is translated from the coding sequence ATGGGTGCTGAATATGGTCAGGTTGGTGGCGCTTTTACTTCTACAGGCGCAATCTTAGTATTGTTCATCTTATTAGTAATTATTACAAGTGCATGTATGTTCTAA
- a CDS encoding alpha/beta hydrolase — protein sequence MKKKMMIGISSVIVLLIIVVTVGSFYFYHVAIARASKDFLNESPDLQSSPEVEQSKDTSKADQEWWDTQSFDRWEIDSDDGIQLKAYYLAAPEHSDKTVIVAHGYAGNATQMSGYARMYYERLGYNILLPDARGHGESGGDYIGFGWPERKDYLKWIQSALKANGEDTQIILHGVSMGGATVMMTSGEDLPANVKAIVEDCGYTSVKDELTFQLKRMYHLPAFPIVDTTSMLTKIRAGYSFSEASALEQVKKSKTPTLFIHGDNDTFVPTEMVHTVYENSPVEKELYIVPNAGHGEAFRMDPVKYESVVTEFVGRFVK from the coding sequence TTGAAGAAAAAAATGATGATCGGAATTTCTTCTGTTATTGTACTTTTAATCATTGTTGTGACTGTGGGAAGTTTTTATTTCTATCATGTTGCTATTGCACGTGCTTCAAAGGATTTCTTAAATGAAAGCCCTGACCTGCAGTCCAGTCCAGAGGTAGAACAATCTAAAGATACCTCGAAGGCAGACCAAGAGTGGTGGGATACCCAGAGCTTTGATAGATGGGAGATAGATTCTGATGACGGAATACAGCTTAAAGCGTACTATTTAGCTGCCCCTGAACATTCCGATAAGACAGTGATTGTTGCTCATGGGTATGCTGGAAATGCAACTCAAATGAGTGGATATGCCAGAATGTATTATGAGAGACTTGGATATAATATTTTGCTGCCGGATGCCAGAGGACATGGTGAAAGTGGCGGTGACTATATCGGATTTGGATGGCCTGAACGTAAGGATTACCTGAAGTGGATTCAGAGTGCCCTAAAAGCAAATGGTGAGGATACACAGATCATCCTGCACGGTGTTTCCATGGGGGGAGCTACCGTTATGATGACAAGCGGAGAGGATTTACCAGCTAATGTTAAAGCAATTGTGGAAGATTGCGGTTATACCTCAGTGAAGGACGAGCTTACCTTTCAATTAAAAAGAATGTACCATCTCCCCGCCTTTCCAATTGTAGATACGACCAGTATGCTAACAAAGATTCGGGCAGGTTATTCCTTTAGTGAAGCCTCGGCTTTAGAACAGGTGAAGAAATCTAAAACGCCGACCCTGTTTATTCATGGCGATAATGATACTTTTGTTCCTACGGAAATGGTTCATACCGTATATGAAAATAGTCCGGTCGAGAAGGAGCTTTACATCGTTCCTAATGCGGGCCACGGAGAAGCTTTCCGCATGGACCCGGTTAAGTATGAGAGCGTAGTTACTGAGTTTGTCGGAAGATTTGTGAAATAG
- the rsmD gene encoding 16S rRNA (guanine(966)-N(2))-methyltransferase RsmD, protein MRVVSGSAKGRPLKSVPGSGTRPTTDKVKEAVFSMVGPYFEGGAVLDLFAGTGGLGIEALSRGMESGVFVDMDPKSIDTIRANLKATKLEEQAQVYRNEAGRALGALEKRGKVFDLVFLDPPYRLKHGDELMLMMVEKGMLQEDAIIVLEHESSYAYPEDIPGFYRLRQAVYGETTISIYQYEANPTEESEAGEEVENESAN, encoded by the coding sequence GTGAGAGTGGTATCGGGAAGTGCAAAAGGAAGGCCGCTGAAGAGTGTTCCGGGAAGTGGGACAAGGCCTACGACCGATAAGGTGAAGGAAGCTGTATTTAGCATGGTAGGCCCATATTTCGAAGGTGGAGCGGTGCTGGATTTGTTCGCCGGTACTGGTGGTTTGGGGATCGAAGCCTTAAGCAGAGGGATGGAAAGCGGTGTATTTGTTGATATGGATCCTAAAAGTATCGACACGATCCGCGCCAATCTGAAGGCTACCAAGCTGGAAGAACAAGCGCAGGTCTACCGTAATGAAGCTGGAAGGGCGCTAGGTGCGCTGGAGAAGCGGGGAAAAGTTTTTGATTTGGTCTTTTTGGACCCTCCCTATCGCTTGAAGCACGGGGATGAACTTATGCTTATGATGGTCGAAAAAGGAATGCTGCAAGAGGACGCGATTATTGTTCTGGAGCATGAATCAAGTTATGCCTATCCTGAAGATATTCCAGGATTTTATAGGCTGCGTCAGGCCGTATACGGAGAAACGACAATTTCTATTTACCAGTATGAAGCTAATCCTACAGAGGAAAGTGAAGCTGGTGAGGAGGTAGAGAATGAGTCAGCAAATTAG
- the coaD gene encoding pantetheine-phosphate adenylyltransferase, with the protein MSQQIRKERVAIYPGTFDPVTMGHMDIIRRASKQFDRLIVTVLNNLSKNPLFTVDERTELLRQATADIPNVEIDSFRDLLVNYVRQKDAQVIVRGIRTVTDFEYELQNASINHSLDPDAETIFMMTNPKYSYLSSSVVKEIAHFGGNVTDFVTPEVEQAMKRKFNRVDGE; encoded by the coding sequence ATGAGTCAGCAAATTAGAAAAGAACGTGTTGCCATTTATCCAGGTACCTTTGATCCCGTGACTATGGGACATATGGATATTATTCGGCGCGCATCCAAGCAATTCGACCGTTTGATTGTAACGGTGCTTAATAATTTGAGTAAAAACCCGCTGTTTACTGTAGATGAACGGACAGAGCTATTAAGACAGGCAACCGCTGATATTCCCAATGTGGAAATTGACAGCTTCCGTGATCTGTTAGTGAATTATGTTCGTCAAAAAGATGCTCAGGTCATAGTTCGGGGTATCCGTACCGTTACTGACTTTGAATATGAGCTGCAAAACGCATCGATCAACCATAGCCTGGATCCCGATGCGGAAACGATTTTTATGATGACTAATCCGAAATATTCCTACTTAAGTTCCAGTGTTGTTAAAGAGATCGCCCATTTCGGCGGGAATGTGACTGATTTTGTGACGCCTGAGGTTGAACAAGCGATGAAGCGTAAATTTAACCGAGTCGATGGCGAATAG